Proteins encoded by one window of Arabidopsis thaliana chromosome 2, partial sequence:
- a CDS encoding uncharacterized protein (unknown protein; FUNCTIONS IN: molecular_function unknown; INVOLVED IN: biological_process unknown; LOCATED IN: chloroplast; Has 30201 Blast hits to 17322 proteins in 780 species: Archae - 12; Bacteria - 1396; Metazoa - 17338; Fungi - 3422; Plants - 5037; Viruses - 0; Other Eukaryotes - 2996 (source: NCBI BLink).) — protein MESLSHSKTSPSWAASDVSIFRQLCPRWSPTCWNHQICLSFLRVGLLWRLRRSFTEMGFFRCLSFSRSRGGASPEIPQLVSSSWDPPLIPKELSPFMGNATPSIFLFWLFKNSNALDSSRVW, from the exons ATGGAAAGTCTTTCTCACTCAAAGACATCGCCTAGTTGGGCTGCCTCCGACGTATCTATTTTCCG CCAGTTGTGCCCTCGGTGGTCTCCCACCTGTTGGAACCACCAGATTTGTTTAAGCTTTCTTCGTGTAGGATTACTCTGGAGGCTACGCCGGTCATTCACCGAGATGGGTTTTTTCCgttgtctctctttctccagaTCTCGTGGAGGCGCTTCACCGGAAATTCCTCAACTAGTGTCTTCTTCTTGGGATCCGCCTTTGATTCCCAAAGAATTATCTCCCTTCATGGGAAATGCTACACCGTCGATTTTTCTCTTCTGGCTCTTCAAAAATTCGAACGCTTTGGACTCTTCAAGAGTCTGGTGA
- a CDS encoding glycine-rich protein (glycine-rich protein; FUNCTIONS IN: molecular_function unknown; INVOLVED IN: biological_process unknown; LOCATED IN: endomembrane system; EXPRESSED IN: petal, leaf whorl, male gametophyte, flower, pollen tube; EXPRESSED DURING: L mature pollen stage, M germinated pollen stage, 4 anthesis, petal differentiation and expansion stage; BEST Arabidopsis thaliana protein match is: Cupredoxin superfamily protein (TAIR:AT2G15770.1); Has 1269 Blast hits to 657 proteins in 153 species: Archae - 2; Bacteria - 307; Metazoa - 382; Fungi - 208; Plants - 187; Viruses - 2; Other Eukaryotes - 181 (source: NCBI BLink).), with translation MALSGSQKKVFLLVIAIACLSSSLAEAWSWSSSDGNGWGWGSDGSSTSTSGPGSTPGDSNSGGSNPGGPNSGGFSSPWGSWGWGWGSHGSGSPAPSNALFLLVIIKKKNLSDFLFYYIM, from the coding sequence atGGCTCTCTCTGGTTCGCAAAAGAAGGTTTTCCTACTTGTTATAGCCATTGCATgtctctcctcttctcttgcAGAGGCGTGGAGCTGGAGTTCTAGTGACGGCAACGGCTGGGGATGGGGATCTGATGGCTCTAGCACCTCTACCTCAGGCCCAGGTTCAACTCCTGGTGATTCAAACTCTGGCGGTTCAAACCCTGGAGGTCCGAATTCTGGTGGTTTTAGCTCCCCTTGGGGATCTTGGGGGTGGGGTTGGGGATCCCACGGCTCTGGGAGCCCGGCCCCATCCAAtgctttatttcttttagtgataataaagaagaagaatttgagTGATTTTCTATTCTACTATATAATGTAG